A window of Misgurnus anguillicaudatus chromosome 3, ASM2758022v2, whole genome shotgun sequence genomic DNA:
TCTCTCCAAAAATCGAGCtaacgtaaggtttctctccagtgtgaagtctCTCATGGAGTTTTAAGTTACCTGATTGAGCAAACGTCTTTTCAcaatgagagcatttgtaaggtttttcacctgtatgaattctcttgtgTTTCAGTAAACTGCCATGTTggctaaaactcttcccacaaacattgCAGTGGTAAGGTTTTTcaccagtgtgaactctctgatgaactcTGAAATGAGATGGATcagagaagctctttccacattgagagcagacgtaaggtttctctccggtgtgaaatCCCAGATGGACTTTTAAGGAAGCTGAACAAGCaaacgtcttctcacactgagagcatttgtaaggtttttcacctgtatgagttctctggtgtgtCACTAAACTGCCACGTTGactaaaactctttccacaaacATTACattgatgaggtttctctccagtgtgaattctttgATGAACAATGAATTGAGATGGATCAGAaaagctctttccacagtgagagcagacgtaaggtcTCTCTCCAatgtgaactctctcatggacTTTTAAGGAAGCTGCATAAGCAAACGTCTTCTCAcaatgagagcatttgtaaggtttttcacctgtatgagttctctggtgtgaCACTAAATTGTAATGTCGATTAAAACTCATCCCACAAACAtcacagtgatgaggtttctctccagtgtgaattctctcatgGTCTATTAGATTTGATTTACGATAGAAACctttatcacagtgtgaacattGAAAGGGTTTCTCTTCAGAGTGAATATTCTGGTGTGATTTTAATAACCATGAATTCTTGAAGGTTTTTCCACATtcactgcactgatacggtctctcACTGGTGTGTTTCTTCAGATGATGttcattttctgtttgtcttctctcatgtctctctaaatgtctctgtgaaCTCAATGTCTCTCCACCGGTGATGCAAGAAAGAGTCGAGGACGTTATTTCTTCATCCAAACATAATtcactcttcacatctgaaagaaacatgaaacaattaaattctcttttatttacacaaaaaagGATGACTTGAGAGTCTGTACCTTTTACTACATTTACACAGAGACAGAAGACAGCTGTCAGTCCTGTAATTATAGCTGGGTCATTGCACGTCAAAAAAAATTGGAAATGtacaaagcaaaacaaaatcATAATGTTTGTAAGTAATTTATTAGAATAAAGGTAAACTAGTGATAAaaaaggtaacactttacaataaggttgtatttgttaaagagcacatatgatccgattcacaattttagcCTTTTTAGCCTTTGGTGTGTAAAGTACTATTCACACAGGATTAGTATTATCTGAGGACCTAGTGTGATTTAGAAATTACCTCCCTACGTCTGAGTTTCGTGTGGCCGGTTCGCATGGGATAAGCTAAGCCTGCGATTTCACTTAAATTACCTGACTTATCTCCCAGATATAATGTTCGGGCTCTGCATAACACCATATcatattttgttaaatcatacagtgaatgtTTGAAAAAAAGTGAAACTGAGATGACAGATTTGCGTTGTCTGTctctagatgcagttttaaagattaaaattactttaatataactgatcaacacaaTTAAAAGGCGCcataatataactgattgctCATGTTAGATtttccttaaaggggacatattatgaaaatctgactttttccatgtttaagtgctataattgtgtccccagtgcttctatcaacctagaaaatgttaaaaagatcaacccaataacttagttttgttaaaccattttctgcaagcatgtgaaaaaataggtcattgtaatttggcccttattgtgatatcagaataaggtaataccgccccctttatctgcactatccaatcacagcacaaccatttagtatggagagaaagagagagagaaaataattcacagcacaattgagtttcaattgcaacaaaccaccatcattgtgatcagtggtttcACTTCATCctctaattttcattttaaattacacacacaaaacggcacacttttgctcagacctattttagacttaatTTAAATCTtataaaaaatctcataatatgtcccctttaatttggCAGCTCAGTCTTTTGCAGCTGGCCAACGGATTAGAATGCATCTCATATGTAAAATAAGAAAACAGGACCAAGTGCTTATGGGGAAAATAGATTTAATGAAGGTTCTTATGTAGCATAGTTACATAGACTAATTTGAACGTTTGCGCTTGATTTGCGGGAATCACGGAAgtttaaaaatttaaactttgaGGGATTTTCGCATCACTAACCAATTAGGACCAtgttctagtagtgacgtgattacaggaagcgagcagaggcAGAAATACAAGGCAAAAAtgtttggaaaaaagggagtGAAGAGGTCggacaatctggtaagtttactcaatttgagctttatttttaagaaaaaaagtccTAATAAATGAATAGACGGAATAATCGTTTCTCAATATGACTGTTTCttgagtaaaaaataaaaatctgcattaaaaatgaatgacttccagCCACTTATACACTCTTGCCGGTGACGATGTGAATGCCCAGTAAAAGGGTTAACAGAGCGTTCACACCGCCACTGGCGAGAGCATCAAAGTGGCCGgaagtattttattttcaatgagagccAGCGGCAAGCAATGACACGGCGCATCATGGACGGTGTGAGCGTCAAGGAGAGTTGAAGTCAATTTAACTTTATGTTTTTTTTGACTCGCTTGCCGACTGTGGTGTGAATGTACAGTTAGATAGTCCGTGAGTGTTGGTGCtgggtgtgcctcatacatcttgaaaagtgaagccaccTGCTATTTGATCGCCATCTGTTGGTTGGcagcagtacaagtcataaaccccgttCTCTCCATGCTAACAAACCGGACTCgactctaaataaaaaaaattacacttatacaatacaattttcagaaagatggttttggtcctttaagtTAGTTAATATCGTGAAACcagaaattctattggatttattggttttaatgggaattttattggttgtatTGGAAACTATAATGGTCTCTATGGGTCTCTGTTGGTCATTACTGGTATGTGTTAGATTCTATTGGAGAGGCCATTAAATCCTAATGGAATATTTCtcaaaacacactacaaaaagGAATTTTGTAGTGGTTTAATGGggaaaagctaatggttcctattggtattttaatggaaaccattaggaatttctgtaatggttttattgtttttcagcagggtcGTCAAACCCACAAAACACAGCCATATCACAACACATGAAATATAACTTATATTGAAAGATTTGGGTGGATTATAATAGCATGTGTATcctctttaaatgtttttattaaaaactggATTAAGTGAGACCGAAAATGTCTTTTTGTGTCCAGATTTTTAGAGGCTCACCAATTataccccttatgaaaattaacaatTTAGTAACAAgtatagtaaccatgtttttgatGCATTGATTTACTATCAGCAGAAAAACCCATGGTTTATGGACACGTTCTGCCTCCGCCACTGATTACTTCTACagcaaattaatattttattctATGTGGATAACCGATTCGGGAATGAATTCGGGTTTTAGACCCCGTGGTAACCCCAGGAGACATACCTGACACAATAAAATCATGACCATCACGGTGTTTGTCTTCATATTCATCTGCTGtaggttcagtttttatttctgtagttTCAGTTTTGATCTTCATCGTGAGGTTCCTGCAGTCGATgagtttgactgaacacatgttgagtttggtctgcaggatctgctgctgttctccagcgttacagacagaatccagagactctgtggaggtttgatcagtaGATTCATCATCCTGTAAGCTCTGATCAGTtcctgatttacagcacatcacatccatctcatcaacactaaaatacacagagacaagactctgtttaaAACACTCACGAGGGAAAAACACTgatgatacacaaacacatcacacgcgagctctttctttctttctttagtgggtTTATATGtggactaaagagctgcagagcgcctcctgctgtactggagagagaagacACTCAACACTTCATTCATCTCTCATTCATTACACAAGAAGGTTGATGTTTCTTCATGGTTTGGTAATGGCTGTCACAATGTTGATTTTTACCAGTGTCAAGGAATACAGCCTCCACCTGCAATAGCGATTGGAGATTTACACATATATGCATAAGGAAGGAGGAAAGAAAAAGTTGTTAAAATAGTCAACAAGTGCTGAAGaaacaaaataaagacaaaacatcaagcttttaaaattataatGATAGGACATTGTaaagaaaataattattaaCCCATGTGCATCCTTGAggacatttttgtctttttcagttttgtttttttgataactttgccTGCGTTAATGCTAACTGCATAAAATTTGCCACAGGTGTGAATTTTTATtggaattttaatatttaaccttcatttcctttaaaaaaaatgattttctacTAGGTACACAAAATACTTTCTCTCAGGAccttttggacaaaaatgtccCCATTGAAAcccattaaaactgcaatttttaatcCCGGTGCCATTCAACTATAAAATGATGCAATCTTTGTTAACAGGCTTTCATTCTGTTGGCAAGGcttcaaaatttaaattttttctattttttaccagatggtgccattttttttaggtttggcATATAAAGCAAATTATCGCTTTATTGTTGTTTTCTGCTTATGCATATTATAGAGCCAATTAGATATATTATGAAGCTATAATTGTGTGGGTGTGTTGATATGGATGTCAGAGtgtggtttgtatgtgtgtactgaaaatgttatgtgtgtgtgtgtgtgtgtacctggtaattatcacgttgtggtgaccaattgtccccacaaagataagaataccagtatttttgtgaccttgtggggacattttgatgtccccatgaggaaacaagcttataaatcaaacagaatgatgtttcttgaaaatgtgaagtagtagaaaggtttctgtgatggttggggttagagaaTGGGGCAGGTCAGGGGAATAGAACacacagtttgtacagtataaaatgcaccACGTCCATGGAACgcccccacaaaacatggaaaccagaatgtgcgcgcgcgcgtgtgcgtgcgcgtgtgtgtgtgtgtgtgtgtgtgtgtgtgtgtgtgtgtgtgtgtgtgtgtgtgtgtgtgtgtgtgtgtgtgtgtgtgtgtgtgagcgtgtgtgtgagcgtgtgaacagtttgaatgaaaaaaaaattgtactgGAAATCACAAGACTCCAACCGCTGCAAAGGAGGTGtcgtttttttcataaaaaaacaacagtggcattgtgtaaacaaaccagcatttgaagggttaaaattctgaaaatgaatgaatgtttgGTCATTGTGATTAGAGCTGATGCtagttaaaaaaattgcatcagtaaaagtggaaaaaaatattaatctataatgtttttatgACACTTTTTTGACATGGACATTTTTGTCCTTTATGGACCTGAGaggtaactttttttttaaatctgatactgcataaaaaatatgaatgcataaaaaaataatgttgttgTTAATCATTGACAtactcaaagaaaaaaaatctgctttgcatttagtaaattgaaaataattaaaatttttctttttttcataaaaaaaaacagcagtagcattgtgtaaacaaaccagcatttaaagggttaaaattctgaaaattaATGAATGTTTGGTCTTTGTGATTAGAGCTGATGCTGcttaaaaaaatggcatcagtgaaagtggataaatctataatatttttatgacactttttggacatggaAATTTTTGTCCCCTGTGAACCTATgtgtaacttttttaaattgatgcacaagggttaaagaATGGGAACATCAGTCtgattttatcattaaaatacaGACACTGAGTGAAGAAAAGAGCTGTAAGGAACAGGAAAGAGAAGATTATTACCAGATCAAGAATAAGGGACAGTCAATTAAATAGCATGCGTCATATTATAGAGA
This region includes:
- the LOC129445349 gene encoding uncharacterized protein codes for the protein MDVMCCKSGTDQSLQDDESTDQTSTESLDSVCNAGEQQQILQTKLNMCSVKLIDCRNLTMKIKTETTEIKTEPTADEYEDKHRDGHDFIVSDVKSELCLDEEITSSTLSCITGGETLSSQRHLERHERRQTENEHHLKKHTSERPYQCSECGKTFKNSWLLKSHQNIHSEEKPFQCSHCDKGFYRKSNLIDHERIHTGEKPHHCDVCGMSFNRHYNLVSHQRTHTGEKPYKCSHCEKTFAYAASLKVHERVHIGERPYVCSHCGKSFSDPSQFIVHQRIHTGEKPHQCNVCGKSFSQRGSLVTHQRTHTGEKPYKCSQCEKTFACSASLKVHLGFHTGEKPYVCSQCGKSFSDPSHFRVHQRVHTGEKPYHCNVCGKSFSQHGSLLKHKRIHTGEKPYKCSHCEKTFAQSGNLKLHERLHTGEKPYVSSIFGERFAYSGNLQTHQNKHTEEQSTLKSS